In Jaculus jaculus isolate mJacJac1 chromosome 23, mJacJac1.mat.Y.cur, whole genome shotgun sequence, the following proteins share a genomic window:
- the LOC123456477 gene encoding taste receptor type 2 member 14-like → MVSVSWTLTSHINIWLATSLSIVYFLKIAIFSNSLFLYLKWRCEKVIYMALLVSLVALFANTILTYIRIDVLIEGPMGNTSYMSSERIFIQYSKLLLFPNFMFLFAPFGVSLIAFLLLFFSLWKHRNKIQHSGQGGRDARTTAHVKALQSVTVFLLLYISFFLSLATQVWTFEMEASLIIMFGKATLTVFPCGHSCVLILGNNKLRQALFSVLQGLRHRLEDAEPSGL, encoded by the coding sequence atggtttctgtttcctggacTTTGACCAGTCATATTAATATTTGGCTTGCTACCAGCCTCAGTATCGTTTATTTTCTCAAGATAGCCATTTTCTcaaactctctttttctctacctaaAGTGGAGATGTGAAAAGGTGATTTACATGGCATTGCTGGTGTCCCTGGTTGCCTTGTTTGCAAACACCATACTGACATATATCCGAATTGATGTCCTGATTGAAGGACCAATGGGAAACACATCTTATATGTCCAGTGAGAGGATCTTTATACAGTACTCAAAGTTGCTCTTATTCCCCAACTTTATGTTCTTATTTGCACCCTTTGGTGTGTCCCTGATAGCTTTCCTTCTGCTCTTCTTCTCCCTGTGGAAACATCGCAACAAGATTCAGCACAGTGGCCAAGGGGGCCGAGATGCCAGGACCACCGCCCACGTCAAAGCCTTGCAGTCTGTCACCGTCTTCCTCCTACTTTacatctccttctttctgtctctagcgACGCAAGTTTGGACATTTGAGATGGAGGCGAGTCTGATCATTATGTTTGGGAAGGCTACTCTAACGGTTTTTCCTTGTGGCCACTCCTGTGTCCTGATTCTTGGAAATAATAAGCTGAGACAGGCCTTGTTCTCAGTGCTACAGGGACTAAGGCACAGGCTCGAGGATGCAGAACCTTCTGGTTTGTAA